Proteins encoded together in one Litoribrevibacter albus window:
- a CDS encoding GFA family protein: MNYPIAGSCQCGGVTYQLLSQPKMIVACHCKECQKLSTSAFSITAIVNAEDIKFEGEMVEWSRTADSGNINGAKFCPTCGNRIYHFDPKQPETIKLKPSNLTDTSIINPTAHVWVSEKQDWFEIPKGVAVYDKQP, translated from the coding sequence ATGAACTATCCGATCGCAGGGTCATGTCAGTGTGGCGGAGTAACCTATCAATTACTCTCACAACCAAAAATGATCGTGGCTTGCCATTGCAAGGAATGCCAAAAGTTGTCGACCAGCGCGTTTAGTATTACGGCCATCGTAAATGCTGAAGATATTAAGTTTGAAGGGGAGATGGTTGAGTGGAGTCGAACGGCAGACAGTGGCAACATCAACGGCGCAAAGTTTTGCCCGACCTGTGGAAACCGGATTTATCATTTTGATCCAAAACAGCCGGAGACCATCAAACTCAAGCCCTCTAATCTGACGGATACCAGTATCATAAACCCAACGGCTCATGTGTGGGTGAGTGAGAAACAAGATTGGTTCGAAATACCCAAAGGAGTGGCAGTCTACGACAAACAGCCATAA
- a CDS encoding cytochrome P450, with product MTVHISGPKGHFLLGSIKPFTQDLLNFMTSARQAHGDFIHFKLGPVDTYLICRPELIRRVLVSDQDKFIKNRNFWKHFTSLFGLGLLTNEHQSWRVHRKLSAPAFQPKRIANYADFMVSYTQEMMSHWQEGAEIDLHDELMEVTARIVAKALFDADLGEHNEQLLTAMHTLEGLIPTRMARPFSWQDSIPTKSNRQYWKALKKLNQVVDGFIQHHKDQERQGQESNSLLSVLMQARYEDGSRLPDKQLRDEVITLFLAGHDTTAITLSWALYLLSLHPEKRAKLEEEVDSVLAGRDPGWDDLKLLPYTRSIIKETLRLYPAAHLIGRETTEDIEMDGVILKKGASVLISPWLMGREETYFDDPLSFKPERWTETFEKDLPKGVYVPFSAGPRVCIGEGFAMMESIILLSSIVKNFRLNYEHSETVEPFPSITLTPHGGIKVRVEKRESTIPSEVQCSGVQSFASGS from the coding sequence ATGACTGTGCACATTTCTGGACCCAAAGGTCATTTCTTATTGGGTTCTATTAAGCCGTTTACCCAGGACTTACTGAACTTTATGACCTCAGCTCGACAAGCGCACGGGGATTTCATTCATTTCAAGCTGGGGCCGGTAGACACCTATTTAATTTGTCGGCCGGAATTGATACGCCGAGTATTAGTGTCCGATCAAGATAAATTCATTAAGAATCGTAATTTTTGGAAGCATTTTACGTCGTTATTTGGGCTTGGCTTATTAACCAATGAGCACCAATCCTGGCGTGTTCATCGTAAGCTCTCTGCTCCGGCATTTCAGCCAAAACGAATCGCAAATTACGCTGACTTTATGGTGTCCTATACGCAGGAAATGATGAGTCATTGGCAAGAGGGGGCTGAGATTGATCTTCACGATGAACTGATGGAAGTGACCGCAAGAATCGTCGCGAAGGCCTTATTCGATGCAGATTTAGGTGAACACAACGAGCAGCTTTTAACTGCCATGCACACCTTGGAAGGGTTAATTCCTACCCGTATGGCACGGCCGTTCTCTTGGCAGGATTCAATTCCGACAAAGAGCAACCGACAGTATTGGAAGGCACTTAAAAAGCTTAATCAAGTGGTGGACGGATTCATTCAGCATCACAAAGATCAGGAACGACAAGGGCAGGAGAGCAACTCTCTGTTATCTGTACTGATGCAGGCTCGCTATGAGGACGGTTCTCGTCTTCCAGACAAACAATTGAGAGATGAAGTGATTACGCTGTTTTTGGCTGGGCATGATACCACGGCCATTACACTTTCCTGGGCTTTGTACTTGTTATCACTGCATCCTGAAAAACGGGCGAAGTTGGAAGAGGAGGTGGATTCTGTTCTTGCGGGACGAGATCCGGGCTGGGACGATCTTAAACTGCTTCCATATACTCGATCCATCATCAAAGAAACTTTGCGACTCTATCCTGCAGCTCACCTGATTGGTAGAGAAACCACAGAAGATATTGAAATGGATGGCGTTATTCTCAAAAAGGGCGCTAGTGTGTTAATCAGCCCTTGGTTAATGGGAAGAGAAGAAACCTATTTTGATGATCCATTATCGTTCAAGCCTGAACGCTGGACTGAAACCTTTGAGAAGGATCTTCCAAAAGGCGTTTATGTGCCATTTAGTGCCGGGCCTAGAGTCTGTATTGGTGAAGGCTTTGCAATGATGGAATCCATCATTCTGCTGTCTTCCATCGTGAAAAACTTCCGGTTGAACTATGAACATTCTGAAACGGTAGAACCTTTCCCATCGATTACGCTAACACCACACGGTGGAATTAAAGTGCGAGTTGAAAAAAGGGAATCGACAATCCCTTCTGAAGTGCAATGTTCTGGTGTCCAGTCGTTTGCGAGTGGTAGCTAG
- the nrtS gene encoding nitrate/nitrite transporter NrtS produces the protein MSQPTLITCMLTASTVSTAIRVALVVGTLLIAINYGDKILAGSLTPTDWIKMFLTYCVPYCVSSYSSAKAMLAHGLNSPPTK, from the coding sequence ATGAGTCAGCCAACCCTGATCACCTGCATGCTTACCGCCAGTACTGTATCGACAGCCATTCGGGTCGCACTGGTGGTTGGCACATTGTTAATCGCGATTAATTACGGCGACAAGATTCTGGCTGGCTCCCTGACTCCAACAGACTGGATCAAGATGTTTCTTACCTATTGCGTACCTTACTGCGTTTCCAGTTATTCCTCTGCAAAGGCCATGCTGGCGCACGGCCTTAATTCTCCTCCAACTAAATAG
- a CDS encoding bifunctional protein-serine/threonine kinase/phosphatase — protein sequence MSEWHLQADAKFTVGQKSEAGVKPDNEDAIGIRIPDGSLLSNKGAVAIIADGVSAAEAGKEASETCVRNFLYDYYSTPDTWGVKKSTTKVLTALNRWLYGQGRHYIDAGKGYVSTMSCIIFKSQTATIFHVGDSRIYRLRGEEFEQLTRDHTTYISDQQSYLARAMGLDVNLDVDCRTLDIEAGDIFFLSTDGIHDFVKDRDIRNVLKNAINPDQSDLETLCQQLIELALSNNSNDNLSCQIVRVDSLPKQDVNDVTQKLTELPFPPYLDVGMTLDGYKIEKEIHASNRSQLYRVRDTETDKILTMKTPSVNYDDDPAYIERFIMESWIGSRINNPHVVKVVESSRRKSCLYYLTEFVEGITLERWINEHPKPHIEEALYIFEQIVKGVRAFHRKETLHQDLKPGNIMLDRNGEAKIIDFGSCHARGIAEIASPIEQDGILGTAGYSSPETVLEFKSNIRSEVFSLGVILYEMLTGQEPYHGKLNTCRSKSAYMKLKYTPTYEHNPLVPFWIDGAIQKALSFDPQNRHQDVSELLYEVQHPNPKYKRQNTTALVENNPVVFWQLLSLALFIAFCVALYF from the coding sequence ATGAGCGAATGGCATCTGCAGGCCGACGCAAAATTTACGGTTGGGCAAAAGTCTGAAGCTGGCGTAAAACCAGATAACGAAGATGCCATCGGTATTCGCATCCCCGACGGTTCACTGTTAAGCAACAAAGGTGCGGTTGCGATTATCGCGGATGGCGTCAGCGCCGCCGAAGCCGGTAAAGAAGCCAGCGAAACCTGTGTTCGAAACTTCCTGTACGATTACTACTCGACGCCTGACACCTGGGGCGTTAAGAAATCGACAACAAAAGTCCTGACGGCGTTAAATCGATGGCTTTACGGCCAGGGTCGACACTATATTGATGCGGGCAAAGGCTACGTGAGTACCATGAGCTGCATCATCTTTAAGTCTCAGACAGCCACTATTTTCCATGTGGGTGACAGCCGGATTTATCGATTACGAGGGGAAGAATTCGAACAACTCACCCGAGACCACACAACCTATATTAGTGACCAACAATCCTACCTCGCACGGGCGATGGGGCTGGATGTAAATCTCGATGTAGATTGCCGCACCCTGGACATCGAGGCCGGTGACATTTTCTTTTTATCCACGGATGGCATTCATGATTTTGTCAAAGACAGAGACATTCGAAATGTACTAAAAAATGCAATAAATCCTGACCAGTCAGATCTGGAAACCTTATGCCAGCAGCTCATTGAGCTGGCATTATCAAATAACAGTAATGACAATCTCAGTTGCCAAATCGTGCGGGTTGACAGTCTTCCAAAGCAAGACGTTAACGACGTTACTCAGAAACTGACAGAACTTCCTTTCCCGCCTTATTTAGACGTAGGTATGACCTTGGATGGTTATAAAATCGAAAAGGAAATCCATGCCAGTAACCGAAGCCAACTTTATCGGGTGCGAGATACGGAAACCGATAAAATCCTCACGATGAAGACCCCCTCGGTCAATTACGATGATGATCCGGCCTACATAGAACGCTTCATCATGGAAAGCTGGATTGGCAGTCGAATTAACAACCCTCATGTGGTCAAAGTAGTTGAATCGAGCAGACGGAAATCCTGCCTGTATTACCTAACCGAGTTCGTTGAAGGAATAACACTGGAACGTTGGATTAATGAGCATCCCAAGCCTCACATTGAAGAAGCACTTTATATCTTTGAGCAGATAGTGAAAGGCGTTCGAGCATTTCATAGAAAAGAAACACTTCATCAGGATTTGAAACCCGGCAACATCATGTTGGATAGAAACGGGGAAGCGAAAATTATTGATTTTGGCTCCTGCCATGCTCGCGGCATTGCAGAAATTGCGTCCCCCATTGAACAGGATGGCATCCTTGGTACAGCGGGATATTCGTCACCAGAAACGGTTTTAGAATTCAAAAGTAACATCCGCTCAGAAGTATTTTCATTAGGTGTGATTCTGTATGAAATGCTGACAGGTCAGGAACCCTACCACGGTAAGCTCAATACCTGCCGTTCAAAAAGCGCTTATATGAAGCTCAAATACACGCCAACGTATGAGCACAATCCGCTGGTTCCTTTCTGGATTGATGGTGCGATACAAAAAGCGTTGTCCTTTGATCCTCAAAACCGACATCAGGACGTATCCGAACTTTTATATGAAGTTCAACATCCAAACCCCAAATATAAGCGACAAAATACTACGGCCTTAGTCGAGAACAACCCTGTAGTCTTTTGGCAGCTATTGTCTCTGGCGCTATTTATCGCCTTCTGCGTTGCTTTGTACTTTTAG